In the genome of Spirochaetia bacterium, one region contains:
- a CDS encoding cyclic nucleotide-binding domain-containing protein, with translation MSNTSKKKQWCRDLFKQLPADIAELRELLSLPANETVIQKGMENKYIYILLEGEIQVLNEYENGRSFSFAVTQAPGFTGLLEFFAEEKYATSTVETTKPSVFLRMTKSDFRQWVENDFSAYKTAVTYFAKRMYPSISSMGNSGAYTNRHILLNYLFLTYGNDINSKRKYRIPITKEKLA, from the coding sequence TTGAGCAATACATCGAAAAAAAAACAATGGTGCCGAGACCTGTTCAAACAGCTACCTGCCGATATAGCAGAACTAAGAGAACTCCTTTCGTTGCCTGCAAATGAAACCGTAATTCAGAAGGGAATGGAAAACAAATACATATACATACTGCTTGAAGGAGAGATACAGGTACTGAATGAGTATGAAAATGGCAGAAGTTTTTCTTTTGCAGTAACGCAAGCTCCCGGATTTACAGGTCTATTGGAATTTTTTGCAGAAGAAAAGTATGCAACCTCCACGGTAGAAACAACAAAGCCATCAGTTTTTCTACGAATGACAAAATCAGATTTCAGGCAGTGGGTTGAGAATGACTTCAGTGCATACAAGACAGCCGTGACCTATTTTGCAAAGCGAATGTATCCATCCATTTCCTCAATGGGCAACAGCGGGGCATATACGAACAGGCATATCCTACTCAACTACCTGTTCCTTACCTATGGAAATGATATCAACTCCAAAAGAAAATATAGAATTCCCATTACAAAGGAAAAACTGGCCTAG